DNA from Krasilnikovia cinnamomea:
GTCGTGGATGCGGCCCATCCGGGCCGCGTGGTCCCGGTCGTGGGTGACCAGGATGAGCCCGCAGCCGCGCGCGGTCGCGGCGCTCAGCGCGTCGATCACCACGGTGCCCGTCTCGGTGTCCAGGGCGCCGGTCGGCTCGTCGGCCAGCAGCACCCGCGGGCTGCGGACCAGTGCCCGGGCGATCGCCACCCGCTGCTGTTCGCCACCGGACATCCGGGCCGGGCGGTTCTTCGCGAGATGGGCGATGCCGACCTGGTCGAGGGCTTCGAGCACCCGGGCGCGGCGTTCCCGGCGGGGCAGCCAACCCTGGCCGTTGACCAGGGCCATGGCCACGTTCTGCGCCGCGGTCAGGTGTTTGAGCAGGAAGAACCGCTGGAACACGAAGCCGAAGTGCGAGCTGCGCAGCTTCGCGGCCTGGCGTTCGGAGATCCGGCTGATGTCCCGGCCGTCGAGCAGATACTGACCCTCGTCGGGCCGGTCGAACAGGCCGATCAGGCTGAGCAGCGTGCTCTTGCCGGATCCGGACCGGCCGACGATCGCCACGCTCTCCCCGGCCCGTACCGTGAGGTCGGCCCCGGCCAGGATGGTGCGGGGCTGTGCCTGTCCTTTGAGGACCTTGGTGATGCCGGTCAGCTCGATCAGCGGCTGCGTCATCGCGGCGCTCCGGCGGGCCCGCCCTCGGGATCCTCGCCGCCGGGCGGTGCCGCGGGCAGGTCCGGCCCCGGCACGGCGATGGTCTCGTCGCCCCGCAGGCCCGATTTGATCTGTACGACCTTGCCGTCGGTGAGCCCGAGGACCACGTCCACGGTCTTGCGGGTCCGGTCCGCGCCGACCACGTCGACCTTCCCCCGGCCCTGGACGCCGGCGACCGCTTCGACCGGCAGCACCATCGCGTTGCCGGCCTTCGCGGTGACCACTTCGAGGGTGACCGCCGCACCGTTGATCAGCTTGACGGTGTCCGGGGCGGCGCAGACCAGCCGCATGCCGGTGGGCTCCGAGCCGCCGCCCTCCGGGGCCTCGGGCGCCGGCTCGGGGGCGGCGGGCTGACCGGACTGCTGCGGCGCCGGAGTCTTGGGCGCAGGAGGCGCGGGGATGGTCCCGGCCGGCAACGCCGCGATGGTGCCCAGCGTCGTGCACTTGAACGGTCCCGGCCCGTTCTTGATCTGTCCCCGGACGGTCTTGACCGCACCCGAGATCCGGTACGCCTGTTCGCTGTCGATGTCCGCCACGATGCCGTACCCGGCGTGCTGGGCGGAGATGACCGGCATACCGGCCGTGACGTCGGCGTGGTCGTCCATCAGCCGCCCGGCCAGCAGCGAGTCCTTCGGGATCTCGACCTGGCGGGGCACGCCGTCGCGCCACACCGTGGCCACCCACAGTGGCCGGGTGGCGGGGGTCTTCGACGGCTGCCGGTCGACGTAGCGCAGCTCGCCGTCGGTGGGTGCGACGATGCCGAACACCGGATTGATGGTCACCTTCCCGGCCAGGCTGATCTGGTTGGAAAGGTCCTGCCGGGTCGGTTTCACGGTGGTGAGGACCGTCCCGCGCGCTTCGAGGCCGGGTGTGTCGGGTTTGTCCTTGGACCCCGTGCAGCCGGAGAGAAGGGCGAGCGCCAGCACCCCGGCGCAGGCGAGTCTGCGTCTGTCCACCGATTCTCCTTCGCCGGGCTGTCCGGACACTCCGGGCGATCATCACGAACGTGGATGAAGCCCGGCGAGGAGGGTACCCGGATCATGCAAGTCGGCGGTGTACGCCGGTCAGGCGCCGATCCGGTGCAGCGTGAGCTCGGTCAGCTCCCCGCCGCCGACCACCGCGGTCAGGTACGTGTGGTGCGGCTGGCGGCGCCGGTCGGTGGGTGAGCCCGGGTTCAGCAGGCGCAGGCCGCCCGGCGCGACCGTGTCCCACGGGATGTGGGAGTGGCCGAAGACGAGCACATCCACGTCGGGGAAGCGGGCCGCGCACCGCGCCTCGCGCCCGGCGGCCTGGCCGGTCTCGTGGATCACCGCGAAGCGGACCCCGCCCAGCTCGGCGCGGGCGACCTCGGGCAGCCGCTCGCGCAGTGGCGGGCCGTCGTTGTTGCCGTAGCAGCCGATCACCCGGGCCGCGCGGGCTTCGAGCGCGTCCAGCAGCGACACGTCCACCCAGTCGCCCGCGTGCAGGACCACGTCGGCGGCGTCGACCGCCGCCCACAGCTGCGCGGGCAGGTCTTTCGCGCGTTGCGGCACGTGGGTGTCCGCGATCAGCAGCAGTCGCATCCGGGCGAGACTATCGCGTCACCACCGCCCATACGGACGTATAGCTCACTGTACGACTGTGTAGTAGCCTGCACGTGTGAGTAGTGCACGTGCTGCCGAGGACCTCACCGCGCGGGCCCGGATCCGCGACGCGGCGATCGACCTCTTCGCCGAGCACGGCTTCGCCGCGGCCACGGTCCGCGACATCGCGCAGCGGGCCGGGGTCTCCTCCGGGCTGCTGCGCCACCACTTCGGCTCCAAAGAGGGCCTGCGCGACGCCTGCGACGAGTACGCGATGGCCCGCATGAGCGAGCTGCGCGACCAGCTCTTCGGCGACGGCCACATCGCCGACCAGAACTTCCTGCCCTCGGTGCACCCCGAGACGATGCGCCTGCAGGCGTACCTGGTGCGCTCGATGATGGAGGGCGCCACCACCGCGATGTTCGAGCGGATGGTCGAGGCCGGTGAGGCGTGGCTGGCGGGCGTGCCGGTCCGCACCGACGATCCGCGCGCGTTCGCCGCGGTGATCGCCGCGATGAAACTCGGCATGTTCCTGCTGCGCGACCAGCTCTCGCACGTCCTCGGCGGCGACGTGGCCGAGCCCGCCGGGCACGGCCGGATGCTGCGCGCGGCCATCGACATCTTCGCCCAGCCACTGCTCACCGCAGACCAGGCCGACCAGGCCCGGGCCGCCCTGGAGGAGGCACAGACACCATGACCGCGGCGATCGAGGTGCAGGCACTGGTCAAGACGTTCGGGGCCACCCGGGCCCTGGACTCACTCGACCTGAGCGTACGGACCGGGGAGGTGCACGGCTTCCTGGGGCCGAACGGGGCGGGCAAGACCACCACCATCCGCATCCTGCTCGGTTTGGTCCGCGCGGACTCGGGCACCGCCCGGCTGCTCGGCGGCGACCCGTGGGCCGACGCCACCGCGCTGCACCGGCGCCTGGCGTACGTGCCGGGCGACGTGACGCTGTGGCCCAACCTCTCGGGCGGGGAGGTCATCGACCTGCTCGGCCGGTTGCGCGGCGGGCTCGACCCGCGCCGCCGCGACGACCTCGTCGCCCGGTTCCAGCTCGACCCGCGCAAGAAGGGCCGGGCGTACTCGAAGGGCAACCGGCAGAAGGTGGCGCTGGTGGCCGCGCTCGCCTCCGACGTCGAGCTGCTGATCCTCGACGAGCCGACCTCCGGGCTGGACCCGCTCATGGAGGAGGTCTTCCGGGAGGTGATCCGCGAGGAGAAACAGCGCGACCGTACGGTGCTGCTGTCCAGTCACATCCTGGCCGAGGTGGAGGCGCTCTGCGACCGGATGACGATCATCCGGGAGGGGCGGGTCGTGGAGACCGGCACGCTCGCCGAGATGCGGCATCTCACCCGTACCTCGATCCAGGCCGAGCTGAGCGGCGCGGCCGACGGCCTCGCCGGTCTGCCGGGCGTGCACGATCTGCGTACGGACAACGGCCGGGTCATGTTCGATGTGGACACCGACGCGCTGGAGCCCGCCCTGCGCGCCCTCGTGCAGGCCGGGGTGCGCGGCCTGGTCAGCCAGCCACCCACGCTGGAGGAGCTGTTCCTGCGCCAGTACCAGGGGGACGGGCGGTGACCGGGGCCGGCCGGCTGGTCCGGCTCATCCTGCGCCGCGACCGGGTCCTGCTGCCGCTGTGGGTGGTGCTGCTCGGCGTCATCCCGGCCAGCTACGTCGCCTCGTTCAACGGCCTGTTCCCCACGGCGGCCGCCCGCCAGGAGTACGCCGACGTCAGCATGCACAACGCCGGGTTCGTCGCGCTGTACGGCCGCCTCACCGGGGACAGCATCGGCGAGCTGGTGGCGTGGCGGGCCGGGTTCATCCCCGTCATGATCGCGCTGTTCAGCCTGCTCACTGTCATCCGGCACACCCGGGCCGACGAGGAGGCCGGGCGTACCGAACTGATCGGCGCGGCGCCCGTCGGCCGGCGGGCCCAGCTCGGCGCCGCGCTGCTCGTCACCGCTGCCGCCAACGTCGTGCTGGGCGCCATCCTGACCGCCGGGATGCTCGCGCAGGGCCTGCCGGTCGCGGGCTCGGTGGCGTTCGGGGCGGAGTTCCTGCTGGCCGGGTGGGCGTTCGCGGCCGTGGGGGCGATCGCGGCGCAGCTCACCAGCAGCGCCCGCAGCGCCCGCGCGATCGCCGCTCTCGCGCTGGGCGTGGCGTGGCTGCTGCGGCTGGCCGGTGACATCAGCGCGGTCGGCTCCGGCACCCTCGCCTGGCTGTCCTGGCTCTCGCCGATCGGCTGGGTGCAGCACATCTACCCGTACGGTGGGGACCGGGTCTGGCCCGCCGTCCTGACCGTACTGTTCACCGCCGCGGCCGGCGCCGCCGCCGTGGTCCTGCTCGGGCGCCGCGACTTCGGTGCGGGTCTGCTGCCCGACCGGCTGGGGCCCGCGACCGCGGCGCCCGGCCTGCGCTCGGCGCCCGCGCTGGCCTGGCGCCTGCACCGTGGGCTGCTGATCGGCTGGACGGTCGGCTTCGCGGCGTTGGGGACCGTCTTCGGTGGCGTCGCGGACGGCGTCGCCGACCTCGTGCGCGACAACGACGCCATGGCGGAGATCTTCGCCCGGATGGGCGGCGAGTCCGCGCTGGTGAACACCTACTTCGCCAGCATCGCGGGCATGCTCGGGCTGCTGGCCGCCGGCTACGCGGTGCAGGCCACGCTGCGGATGCGCGACGAGGAGGGCA
Protein-coding regions in this window:
- a CDS encoding ABC transporter ATP-binding protein, encoding MTQPLIELTGITKVLKGQAQPRTILAGADLTVRAGESVAIVGRSGSGKSTLLSLIGLFDRPDEGQYLLDGRDISRISERQAAKLRSSHFGFVFQRFFLLKHLTAAQNVAMALVNGQGWLPRRERRARVLEALDQVGIAHLAKNRPARMSGGEQQRVAIARALVRSPRVLLADEPTGALDTETGTVVIDALSAATARGCGLILVTHDRDHAARMGRIHDLVDGVLNERVSA
- a CDS encoding efflux RND transporter periplasmic adaptor subunit, encoding MDRRRLACAGVLALALLSGCTGSKDKPDTPGLEARGTVLTTVKPTRQDLSNQISLAGKVTINPVFGIVAPTDGELRYVDRQPSKTPATRPLWVATVWRDGVPRQVEIPKDSLLAGRLMDDHADVTAGMPVISAQHAGYGIVADIDSEQAYRISGAVKTVRGQIKNGPGPFKCTTLGTIAALPAGTIPAPPAPKTPAPQQSGQPAAPEPAPEAPEGGGSEPTGMRLVCAAPDTVKLINGAAVTLEVVTAKAGNAMVLPVEAVAGVQGRGKVDVVGADRTRKTVDVVLGLTDGKVVQIKSGLRGDETIAVPGPDLPAAPPGGEDPEGGPAGAPR
- a CDS encoding metallophosphoesterase family protein; translated protein: MRLLLIADTHVPQRAKDLPAQLWAAVDAADVVLHAGDWVDVSLLDALEARAARVIGCYGNNDGPPLRERLPEVARAELGGVRFAVIHETGQAAGREARCAARFPDVDVLVFGHSHIPWDTVAPGGLRLLNPGSPTDRRRQPHHTYLTAVVGGGELTELTLHRIGA
- a CDS encoding TetR/AcrR family transcriptional regulator: MSSARAAEDLTARARIRDAAIDLFAEHGFAAATVRDIAQRAGVSSGLLRHHFGSKEGLRDACDEYAMARMSELRDQLFGDGHIADQNFLPSVHPETMRLQAYLVRSMMEGATTAMFERMVEAGEAWLAGVPVRTDDPRAFAAVIAAMKLGMFLLRDQLSHVLGGDVAEPAGHGRMLRAAIDIFAQPLLTADQADQARAALEEAQTP
- a CDS encoding ABC transporter ATP-binding protein; this translates as MTAAIEVQALVKTFGATRALDSLDLSVRTGEVHGFLGPNGAGKTTTIRILLGLVRADSGTARLLGGDPWADATALHRRLAYVPGDVTLWPNLSGGEVIDLLGRLRGGLDPRRRDDLVARFQLDPRKKGRAYSKGNRQKVALVAALASDVELLILDEPTSGLDPLMEEVFREVIREEKQRDRTVLLSSHILAEVEALCDRMTIIREGRVVETGTLAEMRHLTRTSIQAELSGAADGLAGLPGVHDLRTDNGRVMFDVDTDALEPALRALVQAGVRGLVSQPPTLEELFLRQYQGDGR
- a CDS encoding ABC transporter permease — its product is MTGAGRLVRLILRRDRVLLPLWVVLLGVIPASYVASFNGLFPTAAARQEYADVSMHNAGFVALYGRLTGDSIGELVAWRAGFIPVMIALFSLLTVIRHTRADEEAGRTELIGAAPVGRRAQLGAALLVTAAANVVLGAILTAGMLAQGLPVAGSVAFGAEFLLAGWAFAAVGAIAAQLTSSARSARAIAALALGVAWLLRLAGDISAVGSGTLAWLSWLSPIGWVQHIYPYGGDRVWPAVLTVLFTAAAGAAAVVLLGRRDFGAGLLPDRLGPATAAPGLRSAPALAWRLHRGLLIGWTVGFAALGTVFGGVADGVADLVRDNDAMAEIFARMGGESALVNTYFASIAGMLGLLAAGYAVQATLRMRDEEGTGHAEVVLGTATGRLRWAASHLAFSLLGPTVLLVVAGLVEGLVYRAVGGDVAPTVALGGALAQLPAVWVLAAVALLLFGVLPRLAPAAWGVLAACALMLLVGTTLQFDQWVLDLSPFTHIPHLPGGDASVTPLVVLTAVAVALGAAGLYGLRRRDIPVG